A window of Oncorhynchus kisutch isolate 150728-3 linkage group LG23, Okis_V2, whole genome shotgun sequence genomic DNA:
TGTGTCTCTCCTGGCCTGGTTCAGGATCTCCTGTTCACAGCGTGGGTAGAAAAGACATGAGGAATGTCCTCAACAATgacatgctctgtgtgtgtgtgtgtgtgtgtgtgtgtgagagagagtgtgtgtgtgtgtgagagtgtgtgtgtgtgagagtgtgtgagagtgtgtgtgtgttcttacgtCCATGCGGAGTACAGCCTCCTCTATTGCAGTAGAGGTAGCAGTCATCTCTTTATCAACCATTTCCCCCAGCTCCTCTTTTAGAACATCCTGCCCTTGAAGACACAGATCCTACAGGAAATACACTTCCATTACATCCTGTCCTATCCTGCATTGACACAGAATGGCTGCCAGTGCACTGACCACAGAATGTTGCTCTCAGCAGGAATGCTTATTCCACTAGCTGCAGTTCTCCGTGTGTGATGACCCCGTCCGTACCTGTCCCATAGTGAGTATACGTCGCATTACATAGCGTATCGTAGTAGGGTCGGCTCTCTGTAACGTGGCTCTGGACTTCAGCTCGTGTAGGAACTGCAGACAGTGAGTGGAAGCTTCTCTACAACTGTCAGTCAgacctagagggagagagagaaagggatgagtgtgtgtgtttgtgagcatgCTTGCGTGCGTGCAGTGTGCGTCTCTTACGGTCGGCCTGGTCAGTAGGAGCACTGTGTGCTGTAGCTCCTCCGTTGACGATGGTGTCAGAAGCTAGATGGGAGAACTGTGTCACAGCCCTCAGAAGACCACTGGCAtctgagacagacaggacagagacatgagattatacccacacacacacacaaacatgcatgccGTGCGCACACACAAGGTGGTTACACACCATCCATATTTCCAAGGTAGACCATGTGACTCTGCTGCATCTTGTCCAAAGAACCCAGGGTGATCTCAGCTCGGTTCACCAGGTAATCTGGAGAGCAGGTGCAGCGTACGTGTATGGGGTCGTCCAGTTTGGACACAGCGTCCAGTATGATGCCTTCAGCCTCCACCACGGCACACTGGagcagacagaactgttcctctTGCAGCTTCCTGGTCAGCTCACCCTCACGAGATGCCtggagtaacacacacacaccggaaagATTACAGGTTAACACACCTATACGCGCATGCTCGTATGTGTGCACAGAGACAGGTATGCACGCACAactgcttcacacacacagcccatacCCGTTGCTGTAGTTGTTGCCTCAGACTGGCCATCTCTCTGGATGTCCTGTCGTTGTCCTGCTCCAGAGAGCTGCGTTGGAGCTGCGCCTGCTGCCTTAAAGAGGACAGCTCAGCATCTTTCTCCTTCACAGAGCGCAGCAgcccctctctctcggtctggaGACCCATCAGGGCACTGTTCATCTGAGAACCAGTCTGAAAGGGGAGACAGATACATAAACATGTCTCTCAACCTTATTTGTATCAAGGACTGACAAGTATAGGGTCTCCATTTGCTAGGGACCAGCAGACAGGTTCCTACCATCTCCTTGTTCTGCAGGGCATTGTTAGCACGTGACACCTCTGCTCGACTCTGCTCCAGCTCTCGCTTCAGTCTGTCAATCTCCACTCTCTGCTCCGCGTTTATAGCCAGCTgtaatctcacacacacacacacacacacacacacacacacacacacacacacacacacacacacacacacacacacacacacacacacacacacacacgtcaattcATCAGAATGTCCTCCAATGTCTTACTACGCAGCACAAGTTCGACTTCAAGTTCAAGTCTAGTGTGTCGACAGCCCATACCTGTTGCTGTAGCTGTTGCCTCAGGCTGGCCATCTCTCTGGCTGATCTGTCCCTGTCCTGCTCCATGGAGCCGTGATGGAGCTGAGCCTGCTGCTGTAGGGAGGACACttcaccctctttctccctcaaACAGCGCagcagttcctctctctctcgctggagACCCTGCAGAGCACCAGTCATTTGGGAACCAGCCTGGGGAAGCGGGAAGAGTTCTGATTGGTTCAAGAAGGacacacaaaataacaaaagGGTAGAGTCGAGTTTGAGAGACGGAAAAACACTGTCCCGTGCTTCTACCTAAATAAGCCTACCATGTCGTTGTTGCCTACCATCTCTTTGTTGTCCAGGACACTGTGGACTTCACCCAACGCTGCTCTCTGGTCCAACAGCTCTCTTTTCAGCCGATCCATCTCCTGCTTCTGCTGCTCCAGCTACAAAGACAGGACAGAGAAAACATGCAGAGAAGTcaggaaacacaaggacaaaCATCAACAATTGTTAAACCTTACAAGAGTAAGAATCATCCTGGTGAAATAAAACCTGAACCTGCTCCATATTTGCTACAAActctaggggttagaggtcaggggttaatgGTTATAGTACCTTGAGTCTATTCTCCTGTCGAAGGTGGTCCACCTCGCTGGCCAGCTGCTGTTTGGCCGTGGCCAATTCCTCCTGGTTCTGCTGGGTGCTGGACAAGAACCGGACTGTCTCTGCATTctgaacacacgcacacaatatTGTGTCAGCTCCCAAAAGGCATAGAAATTCCCAGTGTGCAGTGTCTGTACCTTCTTCAGTAGATCAGCGTGGCTGGTGACCAGTTCAGCGTGTCGCTCTTTGAGCTGAGAAAAACGCAGCTCAGCTGCCTGGGCTCGACCTGTAGGGGGAGGATGGGgttaataggtgtgtgtgtgtgtgtgtgtgtgtatgtgtgtgtgtgtgtgtttgtgtccgtcCGTGTGTATACTCACCATCAGCCTCCTGGTATCCAGCCTGTACCCCTGGTAGGGCGGCGGTGGCCTGTCGTAAGGCCCCTACTTCCATGCGCAGGTGTTCATTGTCCACCAGAGCCATCTGCTTATGGGTCCTCTGGTCCTCCAGCTCTGCTTCCAGCCTGTTCACCTGAGACTTCAGCTGGGTCACACACCTCTGAGcctagggagagaggggtgggaggaggggtcaaacacacacatgcatgcattcTGAGTCACTCCTACAcctgcacacagacagacagagacacgcaggcaagcaaacacacacacctccgtttTGAGGAGCTGCAGCTCTGGTTTAATGACCTCCAGCTCCTTCCTCAGAGCCTCTGCCTCCGTCAGAGCTGGAGACGGAGATCTTCTGAGGGATACCAGAGGCAAACCAGAAACGGTTATTATTTCACAATCATTTCTCCTCAAAAATGTGGTTAGACAAGTGTTTCATTAGCTCAGTGAAAAGAGAAGATCTTTCATTTACCTTTGATCAAATCCAGCATCAGGAGCTCCCAGCTGGCTTAACATGTTGTACGGTTGCTGTCGAACAAATGGATGCAGACAGTTATGAGGCAATTGGTAATTATCATGTAAATAACAACACTAGGTTCAATAGCAAAGTGTAAAATAAAGTAATGGGAGAGTGTCCAGTCGTACCTGTGGTGTTTGGCTGTAGTCTGGCTGCGGCGCCGCATCGACTTCTTCATAAGGCTCCTCACTGGGCATCACCACCACCGGCCGCACGTACTCCGCCAGCGCAGAGGCACGCAGGAAGTTCGGAGGAGACTACAggtgttgcacacacacacacacaagtgaacATACGGAACACAGAGATAGAAAAGGAAAACAGGTATTGGTGGGAATGACCAATTCCCCACAAACACAAAATACGTGGCTTACATCTGGCAGGTCAGGGATCTGAATAACCTTTTTGAAGAACTCCGTCTCTCTGGCTCGATCAAATAACTTAGTGAGGCTGGAAGACAACAGGGCAGATCATTCAAACCATACGCCGTGCATACCGGTGCACACACACAAGACAGTCGATAGTTGTGTAGGCAAACCTGTTGAACAGATCACGGAATCTCTCCCGGTGTCCGAGAAGAGAGTCAGCTGAAACACCTGGAACACAGAGCAGGACCACACATGTCTAATAGACGAGTACAGGTCAGATTTAGAAATCCAGAGGGCTACAGGCCTGGGGTTTTGTGTATGCGCGTGTGACTGACAGCTGTGCAGTTTGAACAGTAGTTTGACAGAGAAGTGGTAGACCCAGCTGCAGTCCAGTATAACAGGAATTAGAGGTCCCAGGCGACACTGTCCGGCCGGGGTGGTGGACTTGCCAGCGTTGGCATCCAGCTGCCGCCAAACTGTTAGGAAGACACAGATGGTTATGGCTTCATTCAACTGAGAATCAATGCATAAAGGAGAATGAAAGCCTTAGCTGAAAGACCCACCTGTCTCTGACATTTTCAGAGCAGCGTCCAGGTAATCTAACAGCTCATGAGTCATATCAAATCTGTAGAGAAGAGAACCCCTTACAGTGAACAGCTTAACAGAGATCACTGTTACCACCTGCAAATGTAGCTCACCTCAGAAACAGCTCAGCAAACCCTGATTTGGTGTTGAGAAAGACATTTGCACCCATAGCATCATAGGAGGTTTTGGGGTACAGTATGGTGCTATTGACTCACATTTTGTTGACGTCagttcctgcctctctctccaccgTCTCGTCTGTGGCCTCCAGGTTACCTGGAataaccttgtgctggggaagaAAGAATCCATGTACATACCAGAAAGGTTTGTCTGCAGGAGAAAGTGTTGGCCCCACGACAACTTTGATGTTACTAATCTACTATTAGTTAACATAATAGCACCTCCCCCAGTACAGAGAAGGCAATGTCATCACAAGGATACAGTAGGTTCTAGGTGGTATATATATGCAATGCACAGGGTCTCACCTTCACATGGAACTCCATTTTGAGGGACAGGAACTTGGCCGAAAGGGACACAATATGGCCGTACCTATCATGCAAGTTCCCCTGGAAATACATATGGTCATAAATCCACTGTCAtcataattgttttattttgttttacctttatttaactaggcaagacagttaagaacaaattcctatttgcAATggcggccttggaacagtgggttaactgtcttgttcaggggcagaacgacagatttttaccttgtcagctcggggattcgattgagcaacctttcggttactggcccaacgctctaaccaccgcCCCAAAATACGTCCTAAGTTTCAATGTCATCAACTCCTGTAAAGGTAGCGTCAACCGAGTACTCACCCAGAGTACACCCATGTCTTTGACGTTCCTGCTGTATCTATGAGAGTCTCTCACAGCCTGAGGAACACACAGGGGAGAGGAGTCACTCACAGGACCTTACAGCAAGGAGACTCCAAAGATGTGACACTGGATATACAGGGAAGTTTGGcaggaagaagagaaggaagagatagaagaggagaagagatctCATGAAGGAAGAGATACAAGAAACGCAGTATGGGGGACATGAATGGGATGACTAACGTTATGGTGCCCGTCCCGGAGGACTTTGTGCAGCATGTAGCAGAACTTCCAGCTGACGATGGCGTTGGAGGAGAGCGGCAGGTTGATGATGAACGACCAGAACGTTGTGGCTCCGCCCTCCTTATGGGTCCCCATGATGATGTCGGCACCGTCGTCAAGGAGgaaccaatgatgtatataaaacacaccagacagacagacacccccgCAAGACCAAGAAACGAACAAATATTTATTACATCTCAAATCATGGGTGTGAATATGAATAGGCCTGGGAGGAATGGTAAATGATACATGTTATCAAAACATGGTGGATATACTTAGAGGtagcctcacacacacatttctccagATGGTTGGAGTGTGTTTAAAGGGCGTGTCTAGGACATGTTTGGAAAGGATACTGCGTGCATATTTCTCCTTCAGCGGTGTCTCACTGGAGGTGATGCTTTTACTGATGCTGTGGAGCTGAGTGGAAGAAAggagactcacattaagcatctcaaatccaaaattaaatctagattcggcttcctatttcacaaacaaagcctccttcactcacactgccaaacataccctcataaaactgactatcctaccgatcctcgacgatataatttacaaaatagcctccaacactctactcagcaaactggatgcagtctatcacagtgccatctgttttgtcaccaaagcctcatataacacccaccactgcgacctgtatgctctcgtcgccagacccactggctccaggtcatctataagtctttgctaggtaaagctccgccttatctcagctctctggtcaccataacaacacccacctgtagcacgcgctccagcaggtatatctccctggtcatccccaaagccaacacctactctggccgcctttccttccagttctctgctgccaatgactggaacgatttgcaaaaatcgctcatatctccctcactaactttaagcatcagctatcagagcagctcaccgatcactgcagctgtacgcagcccatctgtaaatagcccatccaactacctacctcatccccatattgtttttttttttttttttttgcacactagtatttctacttgcacatcattatctgcacatctatcactccagtgttcatttgttaaattgtaattactttgctactatggcctatttattgccttacctccttactccatttgcacacactgtatatcgaTGTTTCTATTGTttttgactgtacttttgtttatcccatgtgtaactctgtgttgttgttttttgtcgcactgctttgctttatcttggccaggtcacagttgtaaatgagaacttggccgacctggtgaaataaaaatgtacaaataaaatgacagctttgcactcttggaattccctcaaccagcttcatgaggtagtcagatGGAATGtacttcaattaacaggtgtgccttgttaaaagttaaattagtggaatttctttccttcttaatgcatttgagccaatcagttgtgacaaggtaggaggggTACACagaagattttttttattttttttatttcacctttatttaaccaggtaggctagttgagaacaagttctcatttgcaactgcgacctggccaagataaagcatagcagtgtgaacagacaacacagagttacacatggagtaaacaattaacaagtcaataacacagtacaaaaaaaagaaaatagattctatatacattgtgtgcaaaaggcatgaggaggtaggcgaatgattacaattttgcagattaacactggaatgataaatgatcagatggtcatgtacaggtagagatattggtgtgcaaaagtatggggatgaggtaagtaaaaatgggtgggctatttaccgatagactatgtacagctgcagcgatcggttagctgctcagatagcagatgtttgaagttggtgagggagataaaagtctccaacttcagcgatttttgcaattcgttccagtcacaggcagcagagaactggaacgaaaggcggccaaatgaggtgttggctttagggatgatcagtgagatacacctgctggagcgcgtgctacggatgggtgttgccatcgtgaccagtgaagataaggcggagctttacctagcatggacttgtagatgacctggagccagtgggtctggcgacgaatatgtagcgagggccagccgactagagcatacaagtcgcagtggtgggtggtatacggtgctttagtgacaaaacggatggcactgtgatagactgcatccagtttgctgagtagagtgttggaagcaattttgtagatgatatcgccgaagtcgaggatcggtaagatagtcagttttactagggtaagtttggcggcgtgagtgaaggaggctttgttgcggaactcttgatttgatttttgattggagatgtttgatatgagtctggaaggagagtttacagtctagccagacacctaggtacttatagatgtccacatattcaaggtcggaaccatccagggtggtgatgctcgtcaggcgtgcgggtgcaggcagcgaacggttgaaaagcatgcatttggttttactagcgtttaagagcagttggaggccacggaaggagtgttgtatggcattgaagctcgtttggaggttagatagcacagtgtccaaggacgggccggaagtatatagaatggtgtcgtctgcgtagaggtggatcagggagtacaggagagggctcagaagatagccctatttggtaaaagaccaagtccataatatggcaagaacagctcaaataagctaagagaaacgacagtccaccatttctttaagacatgaaggtcagtcaatacgaaactttgaacgtttcttcaagtgcagtcgcaaaaaccatcaagcactatgatgaaactgcctctcatgaggaccaccacatcAAAgttgacccagagttacctctgctgcagaggataaattcattagagttaactgcacctcagattgcagcccaaataaatgttcacagagttcaagtaacagacacatctcaacatcaactgttcagaggatagCCTTCAAGgtcaaattgctacaaagaaaccactactaaaggacaccaataataagaagagacttgcttgggaaagaaaaccagccccgtcacggaccaggatgtcttgctcccagacagactaaacaacttctttgctcgctttgaggacaatacagtgccactgacacggtccgctaccaaaacctgcggactctccttcactgcagccgacgtgagtaaaacatctaaacgtgttaaccctcgcagggctgcaggcccagacggcatccccagccgcgtcctcagagcatgcgcagaccagctggctggtgtgttttactgacatattcaatcaatccatatcccagtctgctgttcccacatgcttcaagagtgcCACCATTGGtcctgagctaaatgactaccgccctgtagcactcacttccgtcatcatgaagtgctttgagagactagtcaaggaccatatcacctccaccgtACCTGACACCCAAGACCCACACCAATTTACTTACCGCCCCAGTAGGTCCACAGACGAttcaatcgcaaccacactgcacactgccctaacctatctggacaagaggaatacctatgtgaaaatgctgttcatcgactacagctcagcatttaacaccatagtaccctccaaattcgtcatcaagctcgagaccctgggtctcaaccccgccctgtgcaactgggtactggacttcctggtgggccgcccccaggtggtgagggtaggtaacaacatctccaccccgctgatcctcaacactggggccctacaagggtgcgttctgagccctctcctgtactccctgttaacccAGGACTGCGTGGccttgcacgcctccaactcaatcatcaagtttgcagatgacactacagtggtaggcttgattaccaacaacgacgagatggcctaccgggaggaggtgagggccctcggagtgtggtgtcaggaaaataacctcacactcaacgtcaacaaaacaaaggagatgatcgtggacttcaggaaacagcagagggaggaccACCctgtccacatcgacgggacagtagtggagagggtagtaagttttaagttcctcaacgtacacatcatggacaaactgaattggtccacccacacagacagtggtgAAGGCGGAGCAgcagaaattcggcttgtcaccaaaagctctcaaacttctacagatgcacataaggctctccagagggcagtgacgtctgcacaacgcatcatcgggggcaaactacctgccctccaggacacctacaccacccaacaaccacccgagccactgcctatcatccagaaggcgaggtcagtacaggtgcatcaaagcagggaccgagagactgaaaaacagcttctatctcaaggccatcagactgttaaatagccaccagtaacattgagtggctgctgccaacatactgactcaactccagccacttaaataatggaaaaatggatgtaaaagatgtatcactagccacatgTTTAcaaaccctacattactcatctcatatgtatatactgtactcgataccatctactgcatcttgcctatgccgttctgtaccatcactcattcatatatctttatgtacatattcatccctttacatttttATGTATAATATAGttattgtgaaattgttaggttagattactcgttggttattactgcattgtcagaactagaagcacaagcatttcgctacactcgcattaacatctgctaaccatgtgtatgtgacaaataaaattagatttgaagaCTGTTGGaacagcattccaggtgaagctggttgagagaatgccaaaagtgtcatcgagacaaagggtggctactttgaaacactttttgggttactacccaattccatgtgttatttcatagttttgatgtcttcattattattctataatgtagtaaatagtaaaaataaagaaaaaccctggaatgagtaggtgtgtccaaacgtttgatcGGTACTGTACACCTTTGAGAACAATGGGACAATGAGAGACACAGCACATACTATTGATAAGCAGAACTCGAAGAATAGTTGTGTTCAAAGTGAGGCATGGCATGAGGAAATAAGTGTACTACATTGTTATAACTCCAAAGTTTTTCCCAGTTCCTTTTGAAGAAGTTGGATTGTAAAAAATATATCTGTTGTTGAAATGATATTCATGATACAGATGTTTCTGGAGTAAATTATATATCTTTATCTGACTAAAATGTACTCATTATAACACAATTAATACTGAAATAAAAACAGAGATATGTGTATGTTGTCACAGAAATACATTATCCAAAGATATGTTCACACACTAATCACCATACAACCTTGACACAAACACAATCCTAAATAATCATTGATTTAAAATAAATCTGTAAATGAGGGAACTTTTTTTTTCTAAAACAAAAAAGGTTGGATATAAGTTTACCTGTAGTTTTCCAAACTGTTCTTTCTCCGCAGCCAATTGCTTCTCTGTTTTATTCTCGCTTTTGTTTTTCGGTTTACTCGAGCTCATTTTGCCGGTGTAATCCACTGGGATGAAATGACCCGACTACTTGCTGTCCCAGCCACCCACACTTGCAGTTTGCCGATACCTGTCTGCTCTGGGTTGTCAATCTACAATGGGGATGGCACGTCAGAATCACGCGACGCGCAAAC
This region includes:
- the LOC109868194 gene encoding huntingtin-interacting protein 1-related protein, which gives rise to MSSSKPKNKSENKTEKQLAAEKEQFGKLQLHSISKSITSSETPLKEKYARNIIMGTHKEGGATTFWSFIINLPLSSNAIVSWKFCYMLHKVLRDGHHNAVRDSHRYSRNVKDMGVLWGNLHDRYGHIVSLSAKFLSLKMEFHVKHKVIPGNLEATDETVEREAGTDVNKIFDMTHELLDYLDAALKMSETVWRQLDANAGKSTTPAGQCRLGPLIPVILDCSWVYHFSVKLLFKLHSCVSADSLLGHRERFRDLFNSLTKLFDRARETEFFKKVIQIPDLPDSPPNFLRASALAEYVRPVVVMPSEEPYEEVDAAPQPDYSQTPQQPYNMLSQLGAPDAGFDQRRSPSPALTEAEALRKELEVIKPELQLLKTEAQRCVTQLKSQVNRLEAELEDQRTHKQMALVDNEHLRMEVGALRQATAALPGVQAGYQEADGRAQAAELRFSQLKERHAELVTSHADLLKKNAETVRFLSSTQQNQEELATAKQQLASEVDHLRQENRLKLEQQKQEMDRLKRELLDQRAALGEVHSVLDNKEMAGSQMTGALQGLQREREELLRCLREKEGEVSSLQQQAQLHHGSMEQDRDRSAREMASLRQQLQQQLAINAEQRVEIDRLKRELEQSRAEVSRANNALQNKEMTGSQMNSALMGLQTEREGLLRSVKEKDAELSSLRQQAQLQRSSLEQDNDRTSREMASLRQQLQQRASREGELTRKLQEEQFCLLQCAVVEAEGIILDAVSKLDDPIHVRCTCSPDYLVNRAEITLGSLDKMQQSHMVYLGNMDDASGLLRAVTQFSHLASDTIVNGGATAHSAPTDQADRLTDSCREASTHCLQFLHELKSRATLQRADPTTIRYVMRRILTMGQDLCLQGQDVLKEELGEMVDKEMTATSTAIEEAVLRMDEILNQARRDTSGVKLEVNQSILGSCSDLMKAIHMLVTAATDLQKDIVESGRGAASVKEFYAKNSCWTEGLISASKSVGWGATQMLDSADKVVTSGGKYEELIVCSHEIAASTAQLVAASKVKADRNSKKLSTLQQASRHVNDMAAIVVTSTNHGQRQITEREPMDFSGISLIKVKTQEIESQVKVLELENQLEQERVRLGELRKRHYQLSGTGTTHGGEVEVEGGDGDDGGDSFPPPPPPTLLPASTLLPQPYLNTQPFSQTQPDSQLSAQSYSPPKSYSHTQPYSQTKPYSEPESYSQPATQSYSPPQSYSSSQTQSYLPPQSYSSSQTQSYLPPQSYSSSQTQSYLPPQSYSQTQSYSPPQTYSQSQPYVNTNPFSQPSPLSPPLSQPESLPLPNNSVELAKPTHTSKKPSIFQKTGTLFSKFRRGEAGTEESRIRNVRIPNPE